The nucleotide window TAATGCTTTCGATTCAAGAACCTGAAGTGCAGCAACCGGAAATGCCACAACCAGACGTCGTCGCCGACGCACCGTTTTCGTCGCTCTCGACGCGCATGCATCAGATGTTCCCCGCGCTCACCTGCGCGGAAATCGGCCGTTTGCGCAAGTTCGGCGAGATTGGCCACTGGAAAGCCGGTGAACTGTTGTTCGAGACCGGCCTCACCGGTCCCGGCATGTTCGTGGTGCTCGAAGGGCGCGTGAAGGTGTATCAACGCGACGGCATCGGGCGCGAAGTGCTGATCAACGAACATGGCGCCGGGCATTTCCTTGCCGAAGTCGGTCAATTGTCGGGACGGCCGGCGCTCGTCAACGGCATGGCGCTGGGTTCGGTGGAAGCGTTGTTGATTCCGCCGGATCGGCTGCGCGCGCTGATCGTCGCCGAAGCGGAACTCGGCGAGCGCATCATGCGCGCACTGATCCTGCGGCGCGTGTCGCTGATCGAAAAGGGCGCGGGCGGGCCGATTCTGATCGGCAACAGCAGCGACGCGCGGCTCGTCATGTTGCAAGGCTTCCTGTCGCGCAACGGCCATCCGCATTCCGTGATAGACGAACGCGACGAAGACGCGCTGCGTCTGATCGAGCAATTCGCCGCGCAAAAAGAAGACATGCCGCTGGTGATCTGCCCGGACGGCTCGGTGCTGCGTCATCCGAGCATGCCGGAACTCGCCACGTGCCTCGGCTTGCTGCCCGATCTCGACGATGCGCACGTGTACGACGTCGCGATCGTCGGCGCTGGACCGGCTGGGCTCGCCACTGCGGTGTACGCGGCCTCCGAAGGCCTGTCGGTAATCGTGCTCGACAGCCGTGCGCCGGGCGGCCAGGCCGGCGCCAGTTCGCGGATCGAGAACTATCTGGGCTTCCCGACCGGCATCTCCGGTCAGGCGCTGGCGGGCCGGGCGTTCGTGCAGGCGCAGAAATTCGGCGCGCACGTGGCGATTCCGGTCAATGTGAAGGCGCTGCATTGCGCGGAACGGCCGCATCGGCTGGAACTGAAGTGTGGCGGGCATATCACGGCGCGCGCCATTGTGATTGCAAGCGGCGCGGTTTATCGGCGCCCGGCGCTCGAAGGACTCGACCGCTTCGAGGGACGCGGCGTCTACTACTGGGCGTCGCCGGTCGAAGCCAAGCTGTGCAAGCGCCAGGAAGTCGTGCTGGTGGGCGGCGGCAACTCGGCCGGTCAGGCGATCGTCTATCTGGCGACGCATGCGGCCAAGGTTCATGTGCTGATCCGGCGCAGCGGTTTCGAAGCCACCATGTCGCGCTATCTGATCGACCGGATCCGCTCGCTGCCGAATGTGTTCGTGCATCCGAATTCGGAAATC belongs to Paraburkholderia sp. FT54 and includes:
- a CDS encoding FAD-dependent oxidoreductase, translating into MLSIQEPEVQQPEMPQPDVVADAPFSSLSTRMHQMFPALTCAEIGRLRKFGEIGHWKAGELLFETGLTGPGMFVVLEGRVKVYQRDGIGREVLINEHGAGHFLAEVGQLSGRPALVNGMALGSVEALLIPPDRLRALIVAEAELGERIMRALILRRVSLIEKGAGGPILIGNSSDARLVMLQGFLSRNGHPHSVIDERDEDALRLIEQFAAQKEDMPLVICPDGSVLRHPSMPELATCLGLLPDLDDAHVYDVAIVGAGPAGLATAVYAASEGLSVIVLDSRAPGGQAGASSRIENYLGFPTGISGQALAGRAFVQAQKFGAHVAIPVNVKALHCAERPHRLELKCGGHITARAIVIASGAVYRRPALEGLDRFEGRGVYYWASPVEAKLCKRQEVVLVGGGNSAGQAIVYLATHAAKVHVLIRRSGFEATMSRYLIDRIRSLPNVFVHPNSEIGRLDADESGLSSVALKKPLPDGTDHFDTRHLFLFTGADPNTDWLRTCGVELDEKGFVLTGTSADGASVCDLATTVEGVYAIGDARAGSTKRVAAAVGEGAAVVAQIHQLLAVSAGEAVPLSA